The proteins below come from a single Pandoraea apista genomic window:
- a CDS encoding CDP-alcohol phosphatidyltransferase family protein, translated as MPENHRGRLRNNVRHLSPFGRHKNPSAEPSMNEDHDQGAEDDLPVRPRNRGIYLLPNAFTTAALFCGFFAIVQAMNDRFEQAAIAIFFAMVLDGMDGRVARMTNTQSAFGEQYDSLSDMTSFGVAPALVMYEWILHEIGKWGWLAAFVYVAGAALRLARFNTNIGVVDKRFFQGLASPAAAALIAGFVWITIDNKLPVNVFWMPWVAFGLTIYAGMSMVSNAPFYSGKALDVRQRVSFGVVLLFMVGFILVSSDPPLVLFGLFCLYSISGYVLWGFRFLKGRRQRIFGEVDE; from the coding sequence ATGCCGGAAAACCATCGCGGCCGCTTGCGCAACAATGTCAGGCATCTCTCGCCGTTCGGCCGTCACAAGAATCCATCCGCAGAGCCATCGATGAACGAAGACCACGACCAAGGTGCGGAGGACGACCTGCCGGTGCGCCCGCGCAACCGCGGTATCTACCTGCTGCCGAACGCTTTTACGACGGCTGCCCTGTTCTGCGGCTTCTTCGCGATCGTGCAGGCAATGAACGACCGCTTCGAGCAAGCCGCCATCGCGATTTTCTTCGCCATGGTGCTCGACGGCATGGACGGGCGCGTGGCGCGCATGACCAACACCCAGAGCGCGTTTGGAGAGCAATACGACTCGCTCTCCGACATGACCTCGTTCGGCGTGGCGCCGGCGCTGGTGATGTACGAGTGGATTCTCCACGAGATCGGCAAGTGGGGCTGGCTCGCGGCGTTCGTTTATGTGGCGGGGGCGGCGCTGCGGCTCGCGCGCTTCAATACGAACATCGGCGTTGTCGACAAGCGCTTCTTCCAGGGGTTGGCAAGCCCGGCTGCTGCGGCGCTGATCGCTGGCTTCGTATGGATCACGATCGACAACAAGTTGCCGGTCAATGTTTTCTGGATGCCTTGGGTGGCCTTCGGTCTGACGATCTACGCCGGCATGTCGATGGTGTCGAATGCGCCGTTCTACAGCGGCAAGGCGCTCGATGTGCGCCAGCGCGTGTCGTTCGGCGTGGTGCTGCTGTTCATGGTCGGCTTCATTCTGGTGTCGTCAGATCCGCCGCTGGTGCTCTTCGGGCTGTTCTGCCTGTATAGCATTTCCGGGTATGTGCTCTGGGGGTTCCGCTTCCTCAAGGGCCGCCGGCAGCGCATTTTCGGCGAAGTCGACGAGTAA
- a CDS encoding branched-chain amino acid ABC transporter substrate-binding protein, whose translation MKVQVLLARSCAVLCAVGLLAAAGLAHAAPPIRLALIEGMSGPFGNAGAMVERNLRFAIDRVNARGGVKLRDGAHPLELTVFDSKGAVEDSLVQLKAAGDLGIPFVLQGNSSAVASALIDAINKRNAREPGQRMLFFNYSAVDTALTNEQCSFWHFAFDANAAMRMQALTEAIKDDASIRKVYLLNQDYSFGRQVAALARQMIGAKRPDIQIVGEQFSPVGRVKDFTPYLARIRAAGADTVVTGSWGNDLTLLVKAAREQGMELKFYTFYGNALGAPAALGEAGVGRVYAVAEWHPNVGGEASDAFYKAFRARYPEARDDYALLRMSVMIDMIAAALEQAGTTDVTTVARALENRRVREAPADAWIRANDHQMIEPLYVSVMRRAGEPGVKFDNEGSGFGFKTVMELPASKVALPSTCRMARQR comes from the coding sequence ATGAAAGTTCAAGTCTTGCTGGCGCGCTCATGCGCAGTGTTGTGCGCTGTCGGCCTGTTGGCAGCGGCCGGTCTTGCCCATGCGGCGCCGCCGATCCGCCTCGCGCTCATCGAAGGGATGAGCGGGCCTTTCGGCAATGCCGGCGCCATGGTCGAGCGCAATTTGCGTTTCGCTATCGACCGCGTCAATGCGCGAGGCGGGGTGAAGTTGCGCGACGGCGCTCATCCTCTTGAGTTGACGGTGTTCGACAGCAAGGGTGCCGTCGAAGATAGCTTGGTGCAGCTCAAGGCCGCCGGCGATCTCGGTATTCCGTTTGTTTTGCAGGGTAATAGCTCGGCGGTCGCGTCGGCGCTGATCGATGCAATCAACAAGCGAAACGCCCGCGAGCCGGGGCAGCGCATGCTGTTCTTCAATTACTCGGCCGTCGACACGGCGTTGACCAACGAGCAGTGCAGCTTCTGGCATTTCGCGTTCGATGCCAATGCCGCCATGCGCATGCAGGCGCTGACCGAAGCGATCAAGGACGACGCGAGTATCCGGAAGGTCTACCTGCTCAATCAGGATTACAGCTTCGGCCGTCAGGTCGCGGCGTTGGCCCGTCAGATGATCGGCGCAAAGCGTCCGGATATTCAGATTGTGGGCGAGCAGTTCAGCCCGGTCGGACGCGTGAAGGATTTCACGCCCTATCTCGCACGGATTCGCGCGGCAGGCGCCGATACGGTAGTGACGGGCAGTTGGGGCAACGATCTGACGTTGCTCGTAAAGGCGGCGCGAGAGCAGGGGATGGAACTCAAGTTCTACACGTTCTACGGCAATGCGCTGGGGGCGCCGGCGGCATTGGGCGAGGCGGGCGTGGGGCGTGTGTACGCCGTGGCTGAGTGGCACCCGAACGTGGGCGGCGAGGCGTCGGATGCCTTCTACAAGGCATTTCGTGCGCGCTATCCCGAGGCGCGCGACGACTATGCGCTGCTGCGTATGAGTGTGATGATCGACATGATTGCCGCCGCGCTGGAGCAGGCGGGCACGACCGACGTGACGACGGTGGCGCGCGCGCTCGAGAATCGCCGGGTTCGCGAGGCGCCGGCCGACGCCTGGATTCGCGCTAACGACCATCAGATGATCGAGCCGCTGTATGTCTCGGTCATGCGCCGTGCCGGAGAGCCCGGCGTGAAATTCGACAACGAAGGCTCGGGCTTCGGGTTCAAGACGGTGATGGAGTTGCCCGCGAGCAAGGTGGCGCTGCCCAGCACTTGCCGGATGGCTCGCCAGCGTTGA
- the lysM gene encoding peptidoglycan-binding protein LysM, translated as MGILDFVKEAGEALLGSKAQAAEAPAPGPDADAANRNAADAIENYIKTQNLDATGLTVTFDGASRTVTVFGVAADQATKEKILLCCGNVKGVEKVDDKMSVSTASAEATYHTVEKGDTLSAISKKVYGDANKYNTIFEANKPMLSSPDKIYPGQVLRIPPA; from the coding sequence ATGGGCATTCTGGACTTCGTGAAAGAAGCAGGCGAAGCGCTGTTGGGCAGCAAAGCGCAGGCCGCCGAGGCCCCCGCACCGGGTCCCGATGCGGACGCGGCCAACCGCAATGCGGCCGACGCCATCGAGAACTACATCAAGACGCAGAATCTTGACGCCACCGGCCTGACCGTGACGTTCGACGGCGCCTCTCGTACCGTGACCGTGTTCGGCGTGGCCGCCGATCAGGCGACCAAGGAAAAGATTCTGCTGTGCTGCGGCAACGTGAAGGGAGTCGAGAAGGTGGACGACAAGATGTCGGTGTCGACGGCGTCGGCCGAAGCCACGTATCACACCGTCGAGAAGGGCGACACGCTCTCGGCCATCTCGAAGAAGGTCTACGGCGACGCCAACAAGTACAACACTATCTTCGAAGCCAATAAGCCGATGCTCTCCAGCCCGGACAAGATCTATCCGGGGCAGGTGCTGCGTATTCCGCCGGCCTGA
- a CDS encoding acetolactate synthase 3 catalytic subunit: protein MNMPSAEFSEAEATRHQNTSEDMIGAEILVRSLQEEGVEHLWGYPGGSVLYIYDELYKQDKIQHILVRHEQAAVHAADAYSRSTDKVGVCLVTSGPGVTNAVTGIATAYMDSIPLVIITGQVPTAAIGQDAFQECDTVGITRPCVKHNFLVKDVRDLAATIKKAFYIAKTGRPGPVLVDIPKDVSKARCRFEYPKSVSLRSYNPVTKGHSGQIRKAMSLLLSAKRPYIYTGGGIILADASKELNQFCDLLGYPVTNTLMGLGGYRASDPKFLGMLGMHGTYEANMAMQHCDVLIAIGARFDDRVIGNPEHFSERARKIIHIDIDPSSISKRVKVDIPIVGDVKEVLREMIENLQTAEHGPDTAALADWWKQIEEWRARDCLAFDRESEIIKPQHVVETYWKLTDGEAFVCSDVGQHQMWAAQYYRFNKPRRWINSGGLGTMGFGLPAAMGVKMAHPDAEVACITGEGSIQMCIQELSTCLQYRTPIKILSLNNRYLGMVRQWQQIEYSKRYSSSYMDALPDFVKLAEAYGHVGMRIEKSSDVEPALREALRLKDRTVFMDFQTDPTENVWPMVQAGKGISEMLLGSEDL, encoded by the coding sequence ATGAACATGCCAAGCGCGGAATTCTCCGAGGCGGAAGCTACACGCCACCAAAACACTTCCGAAGACATGATTGGCGCCGAGATTCTCGTGCGCTCGCTTCAGGAAGAAGGGGTCGAACATCTGTGGGGTTATCCCGGCGGTTCGGTTCTCTACATCTACGACGAACTCTACAAGCAGGACAAGATCCAGCACATTCTGGTGCGCCATGAGCAGGCAGCCGTCCATGCGGCCGACGCTTATTCGCGTTCCACCGACAAAGTCGGCGTGTGCCTCGTGACGTCTGGGCCCGGTGTGACCAATGCGGTCACCGGCATTGCCACGGCGTATATGGATTCGATCCCGCTCGTGATCATCACCGGGCAGGTGCCGACGGCCGCGATCGGTCAAGACGCCTTCCAGGAATGCGACACGGTCGGCATTACGCGTCCGTGCGTAAAGCACAACTTCCTCGTGAAGGACGTGCGCGATCTCGCCGCCACCATCAAGAAAGCCTTCTATATCGCCAAGACGGGCCGTCCGGGCCCGGTGCTGGTCGACATTCCGAAGGACGTGTCCAAGGCGCGCTGCCGCTTCGAGTATCCGAAGTCGGTGTCGCTGCGCTCGTACAACCCGGTCACGAAGGGCCACTCGGGCCAGATCCGCAAGGCGATGAGCCTGCTGCTCTCGGCCAAGCGTCCCTATATCTACACTGGCGGCGGCATTATTCTGGCCGATGCATCGAAGGAACTGAACCAGTTCTGCGATCTGCTCGGTTATCCGGTGACCAATACGCTCATGGGCCTGGGCGGGTATCGCGCGAGCGATCCCAAGTTCCTCGGCATGCTGGGCATGCACGGCACGTACGAAGCCAACATGGCCATGCAGCACTGCGACGTGCTCATTGCCATCGGCGCGCGCTTCGACGACCGCGTGATCGGTAATCCGGAACACTTCTCCGAGCGTGCGCGCAAGATCATTCACATCGATATCGACCCGTCGTCGATCTCCAAGCGTGTGAAGGTCGATATTCCGATCGTCGGCGACGTGAAGGAAGTGCTGCGCGAAATGATCGAGAATCTGCAAACGGCCGAGCATGGTCCGGACACCGCGGCGCTCGCCGACTGGTGGAAGCAGATCGAGGAATGGCGCGCGCGCGATTGCCTCGCCTTCGATCGCGAGAGCGAAATCATCAAACCGCAACATGTGGTCGAGACCTACTGGAAGCTCACGGACGGCGAAGCCTTCGTGTGCTCGGATGTCGGTCAGCACCAGATGTGGGCCGCGCAATACTATCGCTTCAACAAGCCGCGCCGCTGGATCAACTCAGGTGGTCTGGGCACGATGGGCTTCGGCCTGCCGGCGGCCATGGGCGTAAAGATGGCGCATCCCGATGCTGAAGTCGCCTGTATCACCGGCGAAGGCTCGATTCAGATGTGCATTCAGGAACTCTCGACGTGTTTGCAATACCGCACGCCGATCAAGATCCTGTCGCTCAACAACCGCTATCTGGGCATGGTCCGCCAGTGGCAGCAGATCGAATACAGCAAGCGTTATTCCAGTTCGTACATGGACGCGCTGCCGGACTTCGTGAAGCTCGCCGAGGCCTACGGTCATGTGGGCATGCGCATCGAGAAGTCGTCGGACGTCGAGCCGGCACTGCGCGAGGCGTTGCGCCTGAAGGATCGTACGGTATTCATGGATTTCCAAACGGATCCTACCGAAAACGTCTGGCCGATGGTCCAGGCGGGCAAGGGCATCAGCGAGATGCTGCTCGGTTCGGAAGATCTGTAA
- the rpsO gene encoding 30S ribosomal protein S15, giving the protein MTVETTKKSDVVAQFARAANDTGSPEVQVALLTTRINELTPHFKAHMKDHHSRRGLLRMVSRRRKLLDYLKGKDADRYRALIEKLGLRK; this is encoded by the coding sequence ATGACTGTTGAAACCACCAAGAAGTCGGACGTCGTGGCGCAATTCGCCCGCGCCGCCAACGACACCGGATCGCCCGAAGTGCAAGTTGCGCTGCTGACCACGCGCATCAACGAACTGACGCCGCACTTCAAGGCACACATGAAGGATCACCACAGCCGCCGCGGTCTGCTGCGCATGGTGAGCCGTCGTCGTAAGCTGCTCGATTACCTCAAGGGCAAGGATGCGGATCGTTACCGCGCCCTGATCGAGAAGCTGGGTCTGCGTAAGTAA
- the ilvN gene encoding acetolactate synthase small subunit, whose amino-acid sequence MRHIISVLLENEPGALSRVVGLFSARGYNIETLTVAPTEDRSLSRMTVVTTGSDDIIEQITKHLNRLIEVVKVVDLTEGAHIERELMLIKVRAVGKEREEMKRMSDIFRGRIIDVTEKTYTIELTGNSSKLDAFIEGLDRTAILETVRTGGSGIGRGERILKV is encoded by the coding sequence ATGAGGCACATTATTTCTGTTTTGCTCGAGAACGAGCCGGGCGCGCTGTCGCGTGTGGTCGGCCTTTTCTCGGCGCGTGGCTACAATATCGAGACACTCACCGTCGCGCCGACCGAAGACCGGTCGCTCTCGCGCATGACGGTGGTCACGACAGGCTCCGACGACATCATCGAACAGATCACCAAGCACCTGAACCGGCTCATCGAGGTGGTGAAGGTGGTGGATCTGACCGAAGGGGCGCACATCGAGCGCGAGCTAATGCTCATCAAGGTTCGCGCCGTGGGCAAGGAGCGCGAAGAGATGAAGCGGATGTCGGATATTTTCCGCGGCCGCATCATTGACGTTACTGAAAAGACCTATACGATCGAACTCACCGGGAATTCGTCGAAACTCGACGCATTCATCGAAGGGCTGGATCGTACGGCGATTCTCGAGACGGTTCGTACCGGTGGCTCGGGCATCGGGCGCGGTGAGCGCATCCTGAAGGTCTGA
- the pnp gene encoding polyribonucleotide nucleotidyltransferase, with amino-acid sequence MQMFNKVVKSFQWGQNTVRMETGEIARQASGAVLVDMDDTVVLATVVGAKKAKAGQDFFPLTVDYLEKTYAAGKIPGGFFKREGRPSENETLTSRLIDRPIRPLFPEGFYNEVQVVVQVVSLNPEVPADIPALIGASAALAISGLPFNGPVGAARVAYIDSQYVLNPSREQIAKSKLDLVVAGTEQAVLMVESEAQELPEDVMLGAVVFGHEQMQTAINAIHDLVRDGGKAEWEWAPAAKNEALIAQVTELAEGPLRAAYQTREKQARTQQLRAVSSDVIAKLAEAATAKGEAAPDEIEVGNILFDLEAKIVRSQILAGEPRIDGRDTRTVRPISIRTGVLPRAHGSALFTRGETQALVVATLGTKSDEQIIDALQGEYRDRFMLHYNFPPFSTGETGRVGSPKRREIGHGRLAKRALVACLPGADDFGYTVRVVSEITESNGSSSMASVCGGSLAMMDAGVPMTSPVAGIAMGLILDGNKFAVLTDILGDEDHLGDMDFKVAGTSNGVTALQMDIKIQGITKEIMQVALAQAKEGRLHILAKMTEAQSGVRTELSEFAPRMVTIKINPEKIRDVIGKGGSVIRALTEETGTSIDISDDGVVTIASPSAEGIAEAKRRIELITVEVEVGQVYDGTVLKLLEFGAIVSVLPGKDGLLHISEIANERIKDINEYLKEGQPVRVKVIQQDDKGRLRLSHKALTDEEKQGGPALVKREGEAQ; translated from the coding sequence GTGCAAATGTTCAATAAAGTCGTGAAGTCTTTCCAATGGGGACAAAACACGGTTCGCATGGAGACCGGTGAGATTGCCCGTCAGGCATCCGGTGCTGTGCTCGTCGACATGGACGATACCGTCGTGCTCGCCACGGTCGTGGGCGCCAAGAAGGCCAAGGCAGGTCAGGATTTCTTCCCGCTGACCGTCGACTATCTGGAAAAGACTTACGCCGCCGGCAAGATCCCGGGTGGCTTCTTCAAGCGTGAAGGCCGTCCGTCGGAAAACGAAACGCTGACGTCGCGCCTGATCGATCGTCCGATCCGCCCGCTGTTCCCGGAAGGCTTCTACAACGAAGTCCAGGTCGTGGTGCAGGTTGTCTCGCTGAATCCGGAAGTGCCGGCCGACATTCCGGCGCTGATCGGCGCTTCGGCCGCGCTGGCTATCTCGGGCCTGCCGTTCAACGGCCCGGTCGGCGCCGCACGCGTGGCTTACATCGACAGCCAGTACGTGCTCAACCCGTCGCGCGAACAGATCGCCAAGTCGAAGCTCGACCTGGTCGTCGCCGGTACGGAACAAGCCGTGCTGATGGTGGAATCGGAAGCGCAGGAACTGCCGGAAGACGTGATGCTGGGCGCTGTGGTGTTCGGTCACGAGCAAATGCAAACGGCGATCAACGCTATTCACGACCTCGTGCGTGATGGCGGCAAGGCCGAGTGGGAGTGGGCGCCGGCTGCCAAGAACGAAGCGCTGATTGCACAAGTGACCGAGCTGGCCGAAGGCCCGCTGCGCGCCGCTTACCAGACGCGTGAAAAGCAAGCCCGTACGCAACAACTGCGCGCTGTGAGCAGCGACGTGATCGCCAAGCTGGCCGAGGCCGCGACCGCCAAGGGCGAAGCTGCCCCGGACGAGATCGAAGTGGGCAACATTCTGTTCGATCTGGAAGCCAAGATCGTGCGTAGCCAGATTCTGGCGGGCGAGCCGCGTATCGACGGCCGCGACACGCGCACCGTGCGTCCGATCTCGATCCGCACTGGCGTTCTGCCGCGTGCCCACGGTTCGGCGCTGTTCACCCGCGGCGAAACACAGGCGCTCGTGGTGGCCACGCTGGGCACCAAGAGCGATGAGCAGATCATCGACGCGCTGCAAGGCGAGTACCGTGATCGCTTCATGCTGCACTACAACTTCCCGCCGTTCTCCACGGGCGAAACGGGGCGCGTGGGTTCGCCCAAGCGTCGCGAAATCGGTCACGGCCGTCTGGCCAAGCGTGCTCTCGTGGCGTGCCTGCCGGGCGCTGACGATTTCGGCTACACCGTGCGTGTGGTGTCGGAAATCACCGAGTCGAACGGTTCGTCGTCGATGGCATCGGTGTGCGGCGGTAGCCTCGCCATGATGGACGCCGGTGTGCCGATGACCTCGCCGGTCGCCGGTATCGCAATGGGCCTGATCCTCGACGGCAACAAATTCGCCGTGCTGACCGATATTCTCGGCGACGAAGATCACCTGGGCGACATGGACTTCAAGGTGGCCGGCACGTCGAATGGCGTGACCGCACTCCAGATGGACATCAAGATCCAGGGCATCACGAAGGAAATCATGCAGGTCGCACTGGCGCAAGCCAAGGAAGGCCGTCTGCATATTCTCGCCAAGATGACGGAAGCCCAGTCGGGCGTGCGTACCGAGTTGTCGGAATTCGCGCCGCGCATGGTCACCATCAAGATCAACCCGGAAAAGATCCGTGACGTGATCGGCAAGGGTGGCTCGGTGATCCGCGCACTGACGGAAGAGACCGGCACGAGCATCGACATCTCGGACGACGGCGTGGTGACGATTGCCAGCCCGAGCGCCGAAGGCATTGCCGAAGCGAAGCGTCGCATCGAGCTGATCACCGTGGAAGTCGAAGTCGGTCAGGTGTACGACGGCACCGTGCTGAAGCTCCTCGAGTTCGGCGCGATTGTGTCGGTGCTGCCGGGCAAGGACGGTTTGCTGCACATTTCCGAAATTGCCAACGAGCGTATCAAGGACATCAACGAGTACCTGAAGGAAGGTCAGCCGGTGCGCGTGAAGGTGATCCAGCAGGACGACAAGGGCCGTCTGCGCCTGTCGCACAAGGCACTCACCGACGAAGAAAAGCAGGGTGGCCCGGCGCTGGTCAAGCGCGAAGGCGAAGCCCAGTAA
- the ilvC gene encoding ketol-acid reductoisomerase, with protein sequence MKVFYDKDADLSLIKGKQVTIIGYGSQGHAHAQNLKDSGVSVTVGLRKNGASWNKAVNAGLNTKEVAEAVKSADIVMMLLPDEQIADVYKNEVHANIKEGAALAFAHGFNVHYGCVIPRADLDVIMIAPKAPGHTVRSTYSQGGGVPHLIAVAQDKSGAARDIALSYAAANGGGRAGIIETNFREETETDLFGEQAVLCGGTVELIKAGFETLVEAGYAPEMAYFECLHELKLIVDLIYEGGIANMNYSISNNAEYGEYVTGPRVVTEETKKAMKQCLTDIQTGEYAKSFILENKAGAPTLISRRRITAEHQIEQVGGKLRAMMPWIAKNKLVDQSKN encoded by the coding sequence ATGAAAGTTTTCTACGACAAAGACGCCGACCTCTCCCTCATCAAGGGCAAGCAAGTCACGATCATCGGTTACGGCTCGCAGGGCCATGCTCACGCACAAAACCTGAAGGACAGCGGCGTGAGCGTGACGGTCGGTCTGCGCAAGAATGGCGCTTCGTGGAACAAGGCGGTCAACGCCGGCCTGAACACCAAGGAAGTGGCAGAAGCCGTGAAGTCGGCCGACATCGTCATGATGCTGCTGCCGGACGAGCAGATCGCCGACGTGTACAAGAACGAAGTGCACGCCAACATCAAGGAAGGCGCCGCACTGGCCTTCGCGCACGGCTTCAACGTGCACTACGGCTGCGTGATCCCGCGTGCTGACCTCGACGTCATCATGATCGCCCCGAAGGCCCCGGGCCACACGGTGCGCTCGACGTACTCGCAAGGCGGCGGCGTGCCCCACCTGATCGCTGTGGCGCAAGACAAGTCGGGCGCCGCCCGCGACATCGCGCTGTCGTACGCTGCGGCTAACGGCGGCGGACGTGCCGGCATCATCGAAACGAATTTCCGCGAAGAAACCGAAACCGACCTGTTCGGCGAACAAGCCGTGCTGTGCGGCGGTACCGTCGAACTGATCAAGGCCGGTTTCGAAACGCTGGTCGAAGCCGGTTACGCGCCGGAAATGGCCTACTTCGAGTGCCTGCACGAACTCAAGCTGATCGTCGACCTGATCTACGAAGGCGGCATCGCCAACATGAACTACTCGATCTCGAACAACGCTGAGTACGGTGAGTACGTGACCGGCCCGCGCGTGGTGACCGAAGAGACGAAGAAGGCGATGAAGCAGTGCCTGACCGACATCCAGACCGGCGAATACGCCAAGTCGTTCATTCTGGAAAACAAGGCCGGCGCTCCGACCCTGATCTCGCGTCGTCGGATCACGGCCGAGCACCAGATCGAGCAAGTCGGCGGCAAGCTGCGCGCGATGATGCCGTGGATCGCCAAGAACAAGCTCGTCGACCAGTCGAAGAACTAA
- a CDS encoding 2-isopropylmalate synthase, whose amino-acid sequence MADKLIIFDTTLRDGEQSPGASMTRDEKIRIARQLERLRVDVIEAGFAASSNGDFEAIQAIAGIVKDSTVCSLARANDRDIARAAEALKGANSSRIHTFIATSPLHMEKKLRMTPDQVFEQAKLAVRYARQFTDNIEFSPEDGSRSDLDFLCRVLEAVINEGATTINVADTVGYGVPELYGQLVRTLRERVPNSDKAVWSVHCHNDLGMAVANSLAGVQLGGARQIECTINGLGERAGNTSLEEVVMALKTRKDYFGLELGIDTTQIVPASKLVSQITGFNVQPNKAVVGANAFAHASGIHQDGVLKARDTYEIMRAEDVGWTANKIVLGKLSGRNAFKQRLQELGIEMESEQDVNAAFTRFKELADQKSEIFDEDILAIVSNEAQAERGEHFYLVSMAQHSETGERPSARVVFTAQGKELVGEAEGNGPVDAVLNAIESQVQSGAEQLLYSVNAITTGTQSQGEVTVRLSKAGRIVNGVGTDPDIVAASAKAYLSALNKLYSKAEKLNPQLTP is encoded by the coding sequence ATGGCCGATAAGCTGATCATTTTCGATACGACGTTGCGCGACGGTGAACAGTCGCCCGGCGCATCGATGACGCGCGACGAGAAGATTCGCATCGCCCGTCAACTGGAGCGTCTGCGCGTGGACGTCATCGAAGCAGGCTTCGCTGCCAGCTCGAACGGTGACTTCGAAGCGATTCAGGCCATCGCCGGCATCGTGAAGGACAGCACCGTCTGCTCGCTCGCCCGCGCCAACGATCGCGATATCGCGCGTGCTGCCGAGGCGCTCAAAGGCGCGAACTCATCGCGTATTCACACGTTCATCGCCACGTCGCCGCTTCACATGGAAAAGAAGCTGCGCATGACGCCGGATCAGGTGTTCGAGCAGGCAAAGCTTGCGGTGCGGTACGCGCGTCAGTTCACGGACAACATCGAATTTTCGCCGGAAGACGGCAGCCGTTCGGATCTGGATTTCCTGTGCCGCGTGCTCGAAGCCGTCATCAACGAGGGCGCCACGACCATTAACGTGGCCGACACCGTGGGCTACGGCGTGCCGGAACTCTACGGTCAGCTCGTGCGCACGCTGCGTGAGCGTGTGCCGAATTCGGACAAGGCGGTCTGGTCGGTCCACTGCCATAACGACCTCGGCATGGCGGTCGCGAATTCGCTGGCAGGCGTGCAGTTGGGTGGCGCGCGTCAGATCGAGTGCACGATCAACGGCCTTGGCGAGCGCGCCGGCAATACGTCGCTTGAAGAAGTTGTGATGGCGCTCAAGACCCGCAAGGACTATTTCGGTCTCGAACTGGGTATCGATACGACGCAGATCGTGCCGGCCTCGAAGCTCGTTTCGCAAATCACCGGCTTCAACGTCCAGCCGAACAAGGCGGTCGTGGGTGCGAATGCGTTTGCTCACGCATCGGGTATTCATCAGGACGGCGTGCTCAAGGCGCGCGACACCTACGAGATCATGCGCGCGGAAGATGTGGGCTGGACCGCGAACAAGATCGTGCTCGGCAAACTCTCGGGCCGTAATGCGTTCAAGCAGCGTTTGCAGGAGCTGGGTATCGAGATGGAGTCGGAGCAGGACGTGAATGCCGCGTTCACACGCTTCAAGGAGCTGGCCGACCAGAAGTCCGAAATCTTCGACGAAGACATTCTGGCTATCGTCTCGAACGAAGCGCAGGCCGAACGCGGCGAGCATTTCTACCTCGTGTCGATGGCGCAGCATTCCGAGACGGGAGAGCGTCCGAGCGCCCGTGTGGTTTTCACCGCGCAGGGCAAGGAGCTGGTCGGCGAGGCCGAGGGCAATGGCCCGGTCGATGCTGTGCTTAACGCCATCGAGTCGCAGGTGCAGAGCGGCGCCGAGCAATTGTTGTACTCGGTCAATGCCATCACGACCGGCACGCAATCGCAAGGCGAAGTGACGGTGCGTTTGTCGAAGGCCGGGCGCATTGTGAACGGCGTGGGCACGGACCCGGATATTGTGGCGGCGTCGGCCAAGGCGTATCTGTCGGCGCTCAACAAGCTGTATTCGAAGGCCGAGAAGCTCAACCCGCAACTCACGCCGTGA
- a CDS encoding phosphatidylserine decarboxylase, translating to MNYPHPIIAREGWPFLGIAVAVALVVHFMAGVFWAAPFWVIALFVLQFFRDPPRQVPQQAGAVLSPADGRIVAIETTQDPYAGREALKISVFMNVFNVHSNRAPVDGTVTKMEYFPGRFFNADLDKASLENERNALVIDVGGQIVTSVQVAGLIARRILCYVKPGDALTRGQRYGFIRFGSRVDVYLPLGSRPRVAIGDKVSATSTILAEL from the coding sequence ATGAATTATCCTCACCCGATCATTGCCCGCGAGGGCTGGCCCTTCCTGGGTATTGCCGTCGCCGTCGCGCTTGTCGTGCATTTCATGGCTGGCGTGTTTTGGGCCGCGCCGTTCTGGGTGATCGCCCTGTTTGTTCTGCAGTTCTTCCGTGACCCGCCGCGTCAGGTGCCCCAACAGGCGGGTGCCGTGCTTTCGCCGGCGGACGGCCGCATTGTGGCCATCGAAACCACGCAGGACCCCTACGCAGGTCGTGAAGCGCTGAAGATCAGCGTGTTCATGAACGTCTTCAATGTTCACTCGAATCGTGCCCCGGTTGACGGCACGGTGACCAAGATGGAATATTTCCCGGGACGTTTTTTCAACGCCGATCTCGACAAGGCATCGCTCGAAAACGAGCGTAATGCACTGGTGATCGACGTAGGCGGCCAGATTGTCACGAGCGTGCAGGTTGCCGGGCTCATCGCGCGCCGGATTCTCTGCTACGTGAAGCCGGGCGACGCGCTCACGCGCGGTCAGCGTTACGGCTTTATCCGTTTCGGCTCGCGTGTCGACGTGTACCTGCCGCTGGGCTCGCGCCCGCGTGTGGCGATCGGCGACAAGGTGTCGGCGACCTCGACGATTCTCGCCGAACTGTAA